A genomic window from Thermococcus nautili includes:
- a CDS encoding nucleotidyltransferase family protein — protein sequence MFETVGKKVKEAFGDRVEEVIVFGSRARGDAKPESDLDVLVVLDKIEPEDWDRAGELSAELTLELGISVMIVLHTRRDSLYETAAREGIAV from the coding sequence ATGTTTGAGACTGTTGGGAAGAAAGTGAAGGAAGCCTTTGGGGACAGGGTGGAGGAGGTTATAGTCTTCGGCTCCCGGGCGAGGGGTGACGCTAAACCCGAGAGCGACCTCGACGTCCTCGTGGTGCTCGATAAGATAGAGCCTGAGGACTGGGACAGGGCAGGAGAGCTCAGCGCCGAACTAACGCTTGAGTTGGGGATTTCGGTCATGATTGTCCTTCACACGAGGAGGGACAGCCTCTACGAGACCGCCGCAAGGGAGGGCATAGCGGTATGA
- a CDS encoding HEPN domain-containing protein, whose translation MNEEIGALIRRAEERLKASWELYSKGYYGFAISSAYYSMFYCARALLLSKGVNPKSHAGVHAQLGKEFVKTGMLPAKLYTAYSKALNMRHTADYDVFVEYTEGDARVVLKGAEEFLKFTKEYLGV comes from the coding sequence ATGAACGAGGAAATCGGGGCACTCATCAGGAGGGCGGAGGAGAGGCTCAAAGCTTCCTGGGAGCTTTACTCTAAAGGTTACTACGGCTTCGCAATCTCAAGCGCGTACTACTCGATGTTCTACTGCGCCAGGGCGCTTCTGCTCTCGAAGGGAGTCAATCCCAAGAGCCACGCGGGAGTTCATGCCCAGCTCGGAAAGGAGTTCGTGAAGACTGGGATGCTTCCGGCTAAGCTCTACACAGCGTATTCAAAGGCCCTGAACATGAGGCATACGGCCGATTATGACGTTTTCGTTGAATACACCGAGGGAGACGCCCGGGTCGTTTTGAAAGGTGCGGAGGAGTTTTTGAAGTTCACGAAGGAGTATCTGGGGGTGTAA
- a CDS encoding 2-oxoacid:ferredoxin oxidoreductase subunit gamma, with protein sequence MQIRLAGIGGQGVVLAGVILGEAAAIEGLNVLQTQDYSSASRGGHSIADVIISKEPIYDVMVTRADVLVALAQLGYDTVKDSLKEDGLLIIETDLVRPDRDYVGAPFTRIAEETTGLALTVNMVALGYLVAKTNVVKKESVEEAIRRRVPKGTEEINIKAFRAGYEEGLK encoded by the coding sequence ATGCAGATTAGACTCGCCGGAATCGGCGGTCAGGGAGTCGTTTTGGCTGGAGTGATACTCGGCGAGGCCGCCGCGATTGAGGGTTTGAACGTCCTTCAGACGCAGGACTACAGCTCCGCGAGCAGGGGCGGCCATTCCATAGCGGACGTCATAATCTCAAAGGAGCCTATTTACGACGTAATGGTCACTAGGGCGGACGTTCTGGTAGCCCTCGCCCAGCTCGGCTACGACACGGTTAAAGACTCGCTGAAGGAGGACGGGCTTTTAATCATCGAAACGGATTTGGTCAGGCCCGATAGGGACTACGTTGGCGCGCCCTTCACCAGAATCGCCGAAGAGACGACTGGGCTCGCCCTGACGGTCAACATGGTTGCGCTCGGCTACCTTGTTGCGAAAACCAATGTTGTGAAGAAGGAGAGCGTTGAGGAAGCGATTAGAAGGCGCGTTCCGAAGGGAACCGAGGAGATAAACATCAAGGCCTTCAGGGCCGGTTATGAGGAGGGATTGAAATGA
- a CDS encoding 2-oxoacid:acceptor oxidoreductase subunit alpha: protein MRYPFPVGRSDFIQGDEAIARAAILAGCRFYAGYPITPASEIFEAMALYMPLVDGVSIQMEDEIASIAAIIGASWAGAKAMTATSGPGFSLMQENLGYAVMTETPIVVVDVQRGGPSTGQPTLPAQGDIMQSIWGTHGDHMLIVLSPSTVQEAFDFTIRAFNLAEKYRTPVVLLTDAEIAHMRERVYIPKPEEIELVERKLPQNEEEAKLPFGDPHGDGVPPMPIFGKGYRTYVTGLTHDERGRPRTVEAEIHERLIKRIFRKILDHKDEIISMEEFMLDDAEVAIVTTGIVSRSAVRAVKILREKGVKAGLLKLNTIWPFDFDYIEELAERVRKIYVPEMNLGQLYHLVKEGANGKAEVELIAKIGGEVHTPMEIVERVVG, encoded by the coding sequence ATGAGGTACCCGTTTCCGGTCGGCAGGTCGGACTTCATCCAGGGCGATGAGGCCATTGCGAGAGCGGCAATTTTAGCGGGTTGCAGGTTCTACGCCGGCTACCCGATAACCCCCGCGAGCGAGATATTCGAGGCGATGGCCCTCTACATGCCCCTCGTCGATGGAGTTAGCATTCAGATGGAGGACGAGATAGCGAGCATAGCGGCGATAATAGGCGCCTCCTGGGCGGGAGCGAAGGCGATGACGGCAACGAGCGGTCCCGGCTTCTCGCTGATGCAGGAAAACCTTGGCTATGCCGTGATGACTGAAACGCCGATTGTTGTCGTTGACGTCCAGCGCGGAGGACCTTCAACGGGTCAGCCAACTTTGCCGGCTCAGGGCGACATAATGCAGTCCATCTGGGGAACGCACGGCGACCACATGCTGATAGTTCTCTCCCCGTCAACCGTTCAGGAAGCCTTTGACTTCACGATTAGGGCCTTCAACCTCGCCGAGAAGTACAGGACGCCGGTCGTTCTGCTCACCGATGCGGAGATAGCCCACATGCGCGAGCGCGTTTACATTCCGAAGCCGGAGGAGATTGAGCTCGTTGAGAGAAAGCTTCCCCAGAACGAGGAGGAAGCGAAACTCCCCTTCGGCGACCCGCACGGAGATGGCGTCCCACCGATGCCGATTTTCGGGAAGGGTTACAGAACCTACGTTACGGGTCTCACGCACGACGAGCGCGGAAGGCCGAGGACGGTTGAGGCAGAAATCCACGAGAGGCTCATAAAGAGGATTTTCAGGAAGATACTCGACCACAAGGACGAGATAATCAGCATGGAGGAGTTCATGCTCGACGATGCCGAGGTTGCAATAGTCACGACCGGAATAGTTTCGCGCTCCGCAGTGAGGGCAGTTAAGATACTCCGCGAGAAGGGAGTCAAGGCCGGCCTGCTGAAGCTCAACACGATATGGCCCTTCGACTTCGACTACATCGAGGAGCTGGCAGAGCGCGTGCGGAAGATATACGTGCCTGAGATGAACCTCGGACAGCTCTACCACCTCGTCAAGGAAGGCGCCAACGGAAAGGCGGAGGTCGAGCTCATAGCCAAGATAGGCGGTGAGGTGCACACGCCGATGGAGATAGTCGAAAGGGTGGTGGGATGA